The genomic window ATATCTTGTGGGGAGACCGACCACATCGTTTTATAGCACAACCTGCCACCCGATGTAAAGATGATAGGAATATGTCGTCCTTCTAACAGGCGATAGGTCGGTGGCATTTGATATGAATGTTATCGTGGGCTCGTTGAATGTTGGAAGCCACTGACATGACCTGTCACCTGTCGAAAAGAgtgtatatttgaattttttaaaaatagatgcaTATACTTGTAAtgcttttattttaaaattataaaaattggTGAGTTGCAATTTCCGTTCCCACCCCTGCCAATAGTTTAGCATACTCTTTTATTTGTTGCTACTGTGGAGACCGCCAAGTACTGACATGATAggaatatgtatgtatgtatgcatgcatgcatgcatgtttgtgtgccttccaatcGATTGGAGTGAATCCGAAGATCCTTCACAAGATAAAGTCAACACAACCACTGAGTAATTAACGTTAATctagaaaaacaaaaagaatacTAGAACAAAACACTAACATCAGCCTGAATTGCAATGCCTTTTTAGGACCGAGCTTAGTTTGATTGGTGTGCTCCCGGTGGTCATGGGTTCTGTCTCTAGGATGTATAGAAGCATGCGTGTTtaatgaatatgaatatctGCTGGTAGCATTCAACTTTAGAATGCATATGTATGAGTATGATATAAATAGGTTGTGATTTACACCCTTCTGAAAAATTGaatgtctttttcttttttatctttttgttaaaagaaaggaagaaaaagatacGGTTGCAATACTGCTGCTGCAGAGGATCCTgtggtggtgctgctgctggaCCCCAccactttctctctctctctctttgtcgCCGTGAGGAGCtgcggtgcggcggcggcggcggcgatgggctgggccgatgcgccgcCCTACCACTACCACGGGACAAGGAGGCCGCAGCCGCCGGGGGAGAGCGGAGGAGCGCGCTCGCTGTGGATCGGCGGCCTGCAGCACTGGATGAACGAGGACTACCTCTACAGCTGCTTCACCGAATCGACCGAGGTGATGCTACCACCTTCGTCAACCCCTTAAATCCATTCCTCGATTCACctgtcctctcctctcctctccacccAATTCATTCGTCTTCGCCTAATCGTTTCAAAGGATTCACGCATACTGGATTGAGTTATTAATTCTGACTTTCCTGATGCGCCGTGCATATATGCTCTTGCTCATATAGTACTGCCTCGGCCATGATCAATTACGCTCATGTAGTACTGCCATCTTTACATCCTTACtgttattcttgcttgtgtacTTGCACTTGCCCAAATGAGACACTAGTTTCCCTTTTTATTGTCATATCACGAATCTGAGCAATCGCGTACCACATTTCTTTCTGTTTTCTGAGCATCTTCCTTCTTTGGGATGCAGCTTGTTTCCCTTGTCATAAAACGGAACAAGCAGACTGGGCAATCAGAGGGTTTTGGCTTTCTCAACTTTGCCGACCATACAACTGCTGATCTGGTTCTCCGGAGTTACAATGGTCAGGACATGCCTAACACTCATCAAGAATTCAAGCTCAACTGGGCCACACAGCAGGATGCTCCTCAAATACACACGGATGATGATTCcgatcatgccatatttgttgGGGACTTGGCCTTTGATGTTACAGACTTCATGCTATACCATCTGTTCAAGACTCGCTATCCATCAGTGAAGGGTGCAAAAGTTATCTTTGACAAGGTTACTGGTCGCTCAAAAAGCTATGGCTTTGTTTTCTTTGGAGATGTCAATGAGCACATGCAAGCAATGACTGAAATGAATGGAGCATACTGCTCTACGAGACCTATGCGTATCAGACCTGCTCTCAACAAGAAAAGTGCGTACACATACTGACCAAGTAGTCCGCAGTTAATTTCTTAATCTAGCTTTGAGTTTGGTCTTTTAGCTTCTTCTGCCTTCGAAAGTAGCGACTCTTGAAGCATGTACTGTTGTATATGTTATCCCTCTCAGCTGTTTCCCTGTTGCAATAATATATTTTTCCCGCAAACATATTTTACAGTAAGCAGTACAGTAAGGATTACCAGCATTGATTTAGTGAAGTACAGTAATTCTGTTTGCGCTTCTTCCATGATAGGATGTAAGTGGAGTTAGTTCACTGTACTTAGCTTGCTCATTATCCAAGAGCAGCATGGCATGCTATCCCAATAGGGTATGTGTGGTGCAAGTGTGCAACGTCTTTCCTATCTCTTTTGGCTCAGTGTTGTTTCAGAAGAGAGATATTTTTGTCACATCCAAAGTCGATACATTCTTTCATGTATTCTGGATCGTTGCAGTGATGCACACTTTGATGTATTTCAAGCTGCATCATATGCTCAGATATATATGTACAATATTTCGCCTGCAGGGATTTGGTTCAGCGTCAGAAGGATTTGTGTGGTGGTCTTTCTCAATACATTTTTTAATTATCTTAGTGCTGGATTTATTGCTTAGACAGTGCATACAGATGTCAAATAGCTAGTGTGTTTTGGTAGACATCTTGTAATGTTGCCACATTGCATTGGAATAGCCCATGACTACTTGGCTAGTGGTGCGTGAATATGAAACACAGATggatcagaaattcagaatatAGCATGCATTGTGTTGTCCATGACTAGTGGTGGGTTAATCTCAAATACCAGTGCATAAGAAATGCTAGTAACTGTCATATCAGTTATCCTGCACAAATCCTAGTAGCAGTGTCCATAGCACCATTTAATCACACATTTCTTATATGCAGCTCTCCGCAATACACAAGGAACTGATTCTGATCAGGATCCAACCAATTCAAAAGTGAGTACATGCTTTTACCTTTTAAAAGGAGTCACATGTAAGAACATTTAATCTGAGGATGCATTTATTGCTTGCAGATATTTGTTGGCTGTCTTGGTCAAAGCGTGACTGATGAGGATCTAAAGCAAGCCTTTAGTCCATACGGAGAGCTTGTTGATGTCAAGATACTAGCGGGGAAGCACTGCGGCTTTGTCACATACTCAAACAGGTGTTTCTTTTTGTCATCACAATTTTTGCTCTGTAGATTGTTGTACCTGCCAACTAGCTGATGAAATGCCTCATTGTGATTTCAAGTTATACGCGAACAAAACTTGTACTTTAAAGGTTCTGCCATACACGGGACTTACTAGAGTGTCTcatatgtttaaattttatcataTGTGGTTTGTATACAAATTGCAACCATAGGTGcgtgattgcaagaatgtaatcTGCGGACTTGTcatgcatatttgtaattgGTCCAACATAGCCCCCTCAAATGGTTGCCCGGTTCTTGGCAGGATGACCGACTTGTGGCTTTATGTCTTGTAGAGCATCAGCAGAGGAGGCCATAAGAGTGCTAAACGGAAGTAAGCTGGGATGTAATACCATAAGACTTTCATATGGTCGTCGTTCTGCTAACAAGCAGGTACCTTCTCTCACATGCTTATTTGCTAAAGAACTCTAAAAACTTGTGTATTTTCTACTTTCTAATTTTCATGGCCAAGTCAGAGTTTTGTTTGTTGACATGCGTACTCTTCCTGAACGGATATGAGCAGGATCATCGTAATGATGGCAACAATGGATGCCACCAATCTTATGATCCATCTGGTTTCGGTTGGTGTCCTCAGGATCCTTACGCTTGCACACAGATAGGTAATCCAGGATATGGATATTACCAACTGCGGCAGGCCCCAGTGCAGGTGAGTTCCATTTTTCATGAGGATCAGAGAGCTCTTTCTTCAGCGATTTTTACactaatgtcatttgcatcccTGAAGATCAGTGTCAGAAATCATTTCAAGTATAATGAGTTCATTTTATCTTTGTGCAGTGAGATCACCATGTCAAGGAAGATCTCAATCACAAGGAACAGCATGCAGCGGGATTCTCGGTCCTTGAACTTGGAAGAATTTTGTCTCTTTTTGGAAATAGCTTTTCTCCCTTAATTGGTCACCCAACTGTATCCCATGACACAAGCCTCCTTTGATGCCTAGAACTACAGTTTTGTTAGGGATAGAAAGAGTTTAGCCCCCTTTAACCTGTTGAAAAAGGTTTTGGTTGCCTGAATTTTGCTGCGCCATGGGCATTACTGGCACAATTTGGGTCAGACTTTTAGCCCTTTTAACTTGTCAGCTGAGGCTGTATAGATAGATGCGTACTCGAGGCCACATTGTGGTTAACTTTTACCGCCTGAATCGCACTTTGGATCTGTTGCTGAACTAGTTCGTCTGTGTTATGCTTGGAGTTACTGCCTGCTCTACTGGTGGTTGTAAAACCAGTGCCTGCACCACTGCACGGTTATTTTCATGTGAGTTTATGTCAATATTGTAGGCTGATGGCCGTTTTGATTGTGAGAGGAGAATGTGTCCAGTCCAATAGCTGAACGAAGAGCAATTTATTGCATGGAATTTGATGCGAACTATTGATTGGACTAAATAGTTTTGTCCTGCTACACACTCTGTCTAACCCGGTGGGTGAAGTATATGCACATGTGAATACATATGGAATGGAAGTTATTACTCTAGATAGGGTTGAAGAGCACGTCCTTGATCAGCTGCTTGGTGCGATGAGTCGGCGACGTGATGCCGTCCCCATCCTGATAGATGCAGTGGATGATCCTGGCAAGGTTGAGGCAGAGGTTGGCCATGCTCTCCGCAGAGCAGGGGTTCCACTGTccggcggcagcagcggcgaCGACGACCTCCTCGTTGAGCTCCTTCCAGGTGTCGGCAATGGCGTCTTGGACGGCGGCGCGGGCTTGTTGCTCGCTGGCGCACATCTCCGTCATACAGCAGGCGATGGACGAGGGGGCGTCGCCACGCTCCGACTCCGCCTGGTGCGAGGCGCAGTCGTTGCATAGCCGGAAGATCCGGGAGGACAACTCAACTAGCCTCGGGTACTCGAtggcgccgctgccgctgccgctgccgctgccggaAGAATTCCAAGGCACCTGCAGCATGCTCATGATCTCTGCCGGCTGCTGCGTGATGGTCGGGAGAGCATGGAGCAGGAGGAGAGGCCCGGTGGACGTGACCCACCCGTTGGTGAGGTACTCGTCAAAGCTCGGCCTGTAGCCCTGGTGCTGCCACTGTGCCTCCACCAGGAAAGCCTTGCACAGATCATGCCACTGCATCATCGCAGCATCCATTCATTCCATTATAGATCGATCGATCGAATTCGAATGGTATATATTTAGCATTATAGATTGCATCCATCAATCCATTACATAACTAGCAACTACACACGCATTTCATACACGTAAAATCAATTCATAATATATCAATTCAAAGAAGTAAAAAGAATATATAAACCCCTTTTAAATAGCTTATAGCTTAGCTTATGGCCTCAAAAAGATTTAAACTGTTTAGAAGGCAAAACTTATGGGCATAAGAAACCATAAGCCCACCTCTAATCTAGAACCGAGCCTCAGCTTGATTGGTAGCGCTCGGTGTGGTCGAGCGGCTGTTCGCGAGTTCGATCCCTGGGATCAACACTTGTGTGCCTCATAGGGGTATTTCTCCAGTAACGTCTGGAATTAGTCTAGATTAGACTAGAATACACACACGTGTGCACGTTCATTGGTATTGTGTGTTCCCGCGTACTGGAGGTCTCGTGTCTCCTATTCTACTCCTGGCATGTGTATAGACGCGGACGCATGTGTGTGCGTATAATTTAAATATGATGTGCGTGTATAATGTGCATCCTTAATGtactctctctcaaaaaaaaaaaccacctCTATTCCTGTTGACGGCAAAAAGCATAAAACATGAGGATTCCCGAGCTTATTTTCATCCCACCTCACATAAAGACCAAAATACCCACGCCACTTCATCGTATTTACACAAGAAGTGCTTGCTTGAACTTCTGATTCGAGACTTTATAAGGATCAGTTGTTGCAGACGCAGAATGCTAATATGTTACCTTTGCTTTTAGTgtttttttcataaattcaGAGGCTTCGAGACCTTTATTTAAGAACTTCAGTTCTAAAATAATGATAATATCAATTAAACACCAAACAAAACAAGTCTAGAGGTAATTGATTATGGATCGTTTGATCGTGTAATATGGATGATAGAGATTATTAGGATTTATCATAACTCgtgtattttataggagtataatGACTCAATGCAAATGAAAtgaaatataatttaattaccgCTTTCTTGTAGAGTGGAAGCACGTGATAGCCATGTTTGTGCAGGACACGATCGGCTGCAGTGACTGAGGTTTTCCAGATGGCGGAGTACATCGCCTTCATGTACTCCGGGAGtgcccctgccgccgccgccgcagaaACATTGTCCCACCTCCCAATGGCGTCAGTGAAGGCTTCGAGCTCGTCGGGCGTTCCGTAGAGGTCGTAGATGTCGTCGAGGTGGACGATGATGGCGCTGGTCTTGGCCAGCACCTCCCGGCACTCTCCCAGGTGCGGCTCCGGCGCGATGCACGCCGCGCAGAAGAAGGACTCCACCACACGATCCCTTGCGAACGCCAGCTTCTCGCCCAGCCCGCTCTCCTTCCACCAcctgcattgcattgcattatTTCCTTCTGTTAATATAAATCATGCATGCAGCTCGATCGTTATATATAAACATTAAGTAATTCTTAGATTACCTAGCTGGCTAGCTATAACATATATATGCAATGATCAAATTAGCTACGTACTTTATTATCTTCACGAGTTCTCCTCGATGAACTGCTTGCACCAGGTTGAAGTCGGCTTTAGCCAGTTGCACGATGGCTGGATCAATCCTCTTGTCGTCGCAACAATAATCTGCTCTCAGCGACCACATTGCTCGCAGCCTCGGAGCTGTCCACTGCAAAGGCAGGGCGTCCATGAACGACGGCGCCTGCTGCCGCCTCTGCAGGTTCTCAACGGCGAATGCTCTTGCTTCGTCAAGCACGGCAGCCTCTCCTGGGAAGGCAAGGTAGGAAGCTTCATACAGAGCAAGCAATCCATCCATGTCGTCCTTTGCCGCCTTTTGGTTATTGCCACCCCCGAAGAATGCACTCAACATATCTGCAATATATACAGTAAGAGATTAAAGTGAGATCATGCATTGAGCCGGCAAAGTCGATCGATCTGCAGATGCATGCTACTTTAATTTCTGTTTCTGGGCCGGGGAATTTATTTCTCAACCAGGAGGTGAGACTCCCCGAgcattttttaatttaagaCAGGGTACCGAACTCTGGTGGTTAAGAaacttgttgaaatcagttTCTCAGAGAGGTATGACCCACAAACCAGACATCCTACATTTGAACCCTCTCTACTTAGAAGTACTAACCAATTGAGCTACTACTCGGTTCCCCGGGAAATTGAATTGAATCGAAAAGGGAAATTACATTAGCTGTACCTGTAGGTGCTGCAGGAATGCCATGTCCTCTGAGCAGTCTAAACACAAGCGCTGCCGACGatagatcaagatcaagatcaagatcgtCCTTGGGTCCATGATGCATGGAGATGAGGATGCTTTTGATCTCCTCCTCGAAGTGGTACGCCACACCAAGCCGCTGCAGTTGATCGATGATTACGAGCCTTGTAGTTGTaggcagctcttcttcctcGTTGAGCAGCAACTGCCTCACTCTGTGCCTCAAGGCCGCTTGGAGTGACGACTCCGCCTCATTGTTAAGCTGCAACACGTGCGTTCAGTAACAATTCATTAAACCAGTGTGTTTTAGTTTTATGGTGCTTGCAAATTGTTCCAGTAACAATCCAAGGTACCAAAATCGTGACCCGCTACTATCTGAAAAATATGATACAAGGTAATTAGGTTGTCCTTTTGATCATTCCTTACATTTTTCTAACTTGATGTAAGTACAAGTCAACAAGATTAAAAACTTATAAAGTGCTTAAagtcatctccaaccatattctctttatttcattCCTTTTTCTGATTATTTTTTCGTtcctattctttttattttctcttatctctaacagtttCACTTCGAACGAAATCGCGGAGCGAAAGAAAAGATAATCCCGTTCTGAAAAGAATAACCTtaaaaatcccttcgtgatgataaccataaaaaaaactgttgaaatgttaaaaagaaaaaaaaaatctcttcacaacaagaattttttttaaaaaaaaaagccgtGGCTATAGTCTAACAATTTGTCCGGTCTCGATCGTTTAAGATATATTGATGACGACAAAACATTTAGGAACAATTGACCGTCAATCTCCAttggctactgtcggtgtatcaggaaccgggagtccctgagtcccgaggccaggccagctgtCCGCCATGTGGCACCACCCCGCGAGGTTCCCCCCgcgaggtgaggaaagtctaagttccgggagaaggtgcccggggccacagtcctcggtccccgagcaccccagtcccccgatgacccgcaaaGTCTAAGtcccgggaagaaagtgctcgggaaagcgcccggtcgcccccgagcaccctagtcccccaacgatcagaagagctaagtcccgtgagagagtgctcgggggctgcgcgcagcagtccctgggcgcacggttccccgaaggtccgtataaacgtgctcgggagagggtgctcggggttgcgcaTGGCAGTCCCCGGGCtctcgattccccgaaggttcgtacaagagtgctcgggagaaagtgctcggggaggtaaaagGTACCTCCGAGTACCCGGTGCCTCGAGGACGAGGATAAgcattctcaggagagagtactcggggaggtcaacggtacccccgagcactcggttccccgacgacccagagaggcccccaaggggcccaccgatgaggtgtctgcccgtcagaggtccaaggccgcattgaatgagcacgcgcggcctgacatatccaactgctcccaccgcagcgtcagttcctgccatgctttggcagaggggcgtggggctattaattgcacgggtcccgtcccgtatcacccGGTGTGTCTCGAGATAGCATTGCCAGGATCAAAatgttccgcctgccgccctgccgtggcagaggaacaagacagggcgggcacgccgggtgcctctgtggctgcccggtgggccctctcaacggcgcccgttgccagggcgtccacagtgacgagtgaccagACGCGCGCCGCgcttttttccaccgccccagtcatttcgcccagagaaaatgatgacgcctttttcagtcgtggcgtcttggaacttgtaccccttccttcccgttcggggtatgtcgtagCCGGCGAGTGGATAAAAGAGTCGACACACCGGAgggacaaaggaggagaagaagagaaacagagaagacgaaccccacaacgaaccaagccaacagacgaagacaTTGTGAGCTAGCCTGAGCAGAGCTTCTGCCGAgaaacaaggagcctcaagctcttagttagacacgatattcttgtaaccagatacatcctcgggggacctccctcaggacagttaattcatccatataggagtagggtattacgcccccgtgcggcccgaacctgtctaaactccggtgtaTTTAttcctctttgcactaggtcgatcatcccccaccaccggccgttgcatttacatccacttccatttatttctccgacgaacttattcaggatcatcccccggccgaatctctaaaaaggggtctctcgagatccctgcgataggagttaatccttcgACAGCTACGCTACGCATCAGAACAAACAGCAGTCAAAACAAACATTTCATGCGTACGTGTGGCCATGACGTCATGACGTGACATATATGTGAGGTCATCATGACATGACGTGACATAAAAGCAGTGAGACAAGACGAAGGTACGTTGTAGCGGTAGCGACATGGCGAAGCTAAGCTGAAATGATGAGGAACTATTTTACTGTACATTGTATAACGTACATAAATTTATAAATAGGCGATATAAGACCATCTCCAgtagctacctcaaattttcatcctcaaaaatactattacagcatcccctatcactattacatcatcttttatttttttatctccagcagctactctattttctaccttctactctatttttctatctcctattttctgtattatttttgtaatttctgtaaaaaaactaatattaaaaaaaatccagcaTGTGAATGGACTACAACACTGCACAATCACCTTTGGGGTCAGCTCATCAGGTGAAGAGAGAACACTCGataaatttatgtttttttcctGGTGGCAATATGCTGCTTAATTGCCCTTTCTTTTGTGGTGAGTAATGTTGCTCGCAGTATCAAGGAATTGGAATGAGGTAGTAAATGATTGTACTCGCCTGCACAATCCTTGTTTGATGGAAGCTTTGTCGTAAGTATGCCAACATGCAAAATCTTGCAATCTCTTTGGCTCTAAACTTCTGTAGTGTAGaaaaccttttttttccttctattttGATAATTCTTGTGGGTGAAAGTTTAATGCTCAATGATGGCAGCTGGTGGTGACTTCTCGGAGAAGATCCAAGACAAGAATCACCAAAGCGATCAGGTAACCCTCTTGCTTCGAAATGTCTCCATGTAACTGTAGAACAAGCCTTGGGTTCTTTGGTACGAAGTGTTGGGTCTGGAATTCACCTCTTTGCTATTCCTCTGTTAGTTCATCAAACGATCACATATCTGAAAAGGTAACTATTTATGCTTTTCTAAAGTAGAGTAAATAGTTATGAGGTGAATACAATCTGCTATGTTCTAATTTTTCCAAGAGAAAAgcaaaccaaaatatttgtagGTATCATACAATCATGGAGTGTTAAGTTATGTAATACCTTGTTTATAAGTTGATGTCTCAAGCATAGTATATTTTATTGGTCGGCATTCTTCCACTTCTGATAGTTTACATGAAACTTGTCAACAAATTAATAACATTCTCATGGTAATTACCCCCTGCTGATGGAGGCCGCATCATTATGCTCAGATTCGTGCCACATAGTTGGCTAGATCCAACATTGCATTTCAGAGTTAATTAACTTGCCTGGTTGGATACTTGTTTTATATGATTTGTCAATTATCCTACATTGAGTTGTTGCTGCATTAGTTAAAAAGCGTACCATGAGCTTAATATTAGTACATCATGCATGTGCTCATTCAGAAGGCAGCCAAGCCTGCAACTAAGTGGTAGTACAAGGTGCCTTgaagaactccactcaaaacaTGTTTATAGTCCATACTTACTTTTTAATTAATAATTTCTTTTTCGTCGAACCCTACTGCTATCCTGCTTACTTGTGTTGATTGCATTGCATAGGCAAAACCTGGCATTGCAGAGTCAAAATAGATTTTGAGTATGATATTTTGTGTTGACGGCAATGCATGGACGAGCTCCAGCAATACAAAACATCATAGCTATTTTCCTCAACTGCTTGACACATCATTTGTTAGGTTTTCTTTGCTTGCGCGGATGAGCAGTGAGAACTCTCATACAGAGAACCATTACAAAGGAGACTCTGGTGTGCAATATTTTGTTATGTGTGTTTATGCAGTTCAAGTTTCATATTAGTTTTCTTGAACCTCTCAGCAAAAATGTACATCAAGATATTCTATTACTACTTGATCAATTCTTTGTTATTGATGTACATGTCTAATGATAATCGTCTCAATGAATGTTTACATCCCTAGTTGACTTATACC from Phragmites australis chromosome 14, lpPhrAust1.1, whole genome shotgun sequence includes these protein-coding regions:
- the LOC133891044 gene encoding polyadenylate-binding protein RBP45-like translates to MGWADAPPYHYHGTRRPQPPGESGGARSLWIGGLQHWMNEDYLYSCFTESTELVSLVIKRNKQTGQSEGFGFLNFADHTTADLVLRSYNGQDMPNTHQEFKLNWATQQDAPQIHTDDDSDHAIFVGDLAFDVTDFMLYHLFKTRYPSVKGAKVIFDKVTGRSKSYGFVFFGDVNEHMQAMTEMNGAYCSTRPMRIRPALNKKTLRNTQGTDSDQDPTNSKIFVGCLGQSVTDEDLKQAFSPYGELVDVKILAGKHCGFVTYSNRASAEEAIRVLNGSKLGCNTIRLSYGRRSANKQDHRNDGNNGCHQSYDPSGFGWCPQDPYACTQIGNPGYGYYQLRQAPVQ
- the LOC133891043 gene encoding alpha-terpineol synthase, chloroplastic-like; protein product: MHHGPKDDLDLDLDLSSAALVFRLLRGHGIPAAPTDMLSAFFGGGNNQKAAKDDMDGLLALYEASYLAFPGEAAVLDEARAFAVENLQRRQQAPSFMDALPLQWTAPRLRAMWSLRADYCCDDKRIDPAIVQLAKADFNLVQAVHRGELVKIIKWWKESGLGEKLAFARDRVVESFFCAACIAPEPHLGECREVLAKTSAIIVHLDDIYDLYGTPDELEAFTDAIGRWDNVSAAAAAGALPEYMKAMYSAIWKTSVTAADRVLHKHGYHVLPLYKKAWHDLCKAFLVEAQWQHQGYRPSFDEYLTNGWVTSTGPLLLLHALPTITQQPAEIMSMLQVPWNSSGSGSGSGSGAIEYPRLVELSSRIFRLCNDCASHQAESERGDAPSSIACCMTEMCASEQQARAAVQDAIADTWKELNEEVVVAAAAAGQWNPCSAESMANLCLNLARIIHCIYQDGDGITSPTHRTKQLIKDVLFNPI